In Sphingopyxis sp. FD7, a single window of DNA contains:
- a CDS encoding HNH endonuclease, giving the protein MNLYRHKEWAAYRAEQIRLHGGVCAHCRRSGDEVVLQVHHRDYVAGRLPWEYPYQECEVLCRGCHAKEHGIIQPSKDWVLIGHDDLGGLDGECEQCGQALRYAHMVFHPKWWAMVVGEKCCDDLTEGTVGTESHAEFLNFLDRRKRFVGSSKWQANSDGSLSIRRSGIAILIVSTAPGQFRFHLDEARGKVDHPTILDAKISAFDFVESGKAAAYLAERRQRAKSASLRSQ; this is encoded by the coding sequence ATGAACTTATACCGGCACAAGGAATGGGCAGCCTATCGTGCAGAGCAGATCAGGCTGCATGGTGGAGTATGTGCCCACTGCCGTCGCTCCGGCGACGAGGTTGTGCTTCAAGTCCATCATCGCGATTATGTCGCGGGACGCCTCCCCTGGGAATATCCCTACCAGGAATGTGAAGTTCTTTGCAGAGGATGCCACGCAAAGGAGCATGGCATTATCCAGCCATCGAAGGACTGGGTCCTTATCGGGCATGACGATCTCGGCGGTTTAGATGGCGAATGCGAACAATGTGGTCAGGCGCTGCGCTACGCCCACATGGTGTTCCATCCTAAATGGTGGGCAATGGTCGTCGGCGAAAAATGTTGCGATGATCTCACCGAGGGCACCGTAGGAACTGAGAGCCATGCCGAGTTCCTGAACTTTCTCGATCGGAGAAAGCGCTTCGTCGGTTCCAGCAAATGGCAGGCTAACAGCGACGGGAGCCTGTCCATCCGACGTAGCGGCATTGCGATCCTAATCGTTTCGACGGCCCCTGGGCAGTTTCGGTTTCACCTCGACGAAGCGCGTGGAAAGGTCGATCATCCGACGATACTGGATGCAAAGATTAGTGCGTTCGATTTCGTTGAAAGCGGAAAGGCAGCTGCCTATCTCGCGGAGCGGCGGCAAAGGGCCAAATCCGCCTCGCTTCGGAGCCAGTGA
- a CDS encoding EexN family lipoprotein: protein MSDVKMLAIAGLATLTACAPPEPRSVQYFEANLEEARDIVNRCKAGDMGGDECSNANVAVETAAGKARFERFRGRK, encoded by the coding sequence ATGTCCGATGTGAAGATGCTGGCGATCGCCGGCCTCGCGACCCTGACAGCATGCGCGCCGCCCGAACCGCGAAGCGTTCAATACTTCGAGGCCAATCTTGAAGAGGCGCGCGATATCGTCAATCGCTGTAAGGCGGGCGATATGGGCGGTGATGAATGCAGCAATGCAAACGTCGCTGTTGAGACAGCGGCGGGCAAGGCCCGTTTCGAACGCTTTCGCGGCAGGAAGTAA
- a CDS encoding MarR family transcriptional regulator: MQIFCAANISFFPNIHLFADFCWTRNMAEFENSQRELLDALLEALLALPQSHAQIERYEVEIGPRGRADALIGAFINRQPLVLLVEIKAQLFPRDVREAIWQLRNNQAHLSNSGDDREIIPFFVARAISPGAREIFREERVGYFDLGGSLYIPGKKAFIFLDKPAPKKGAKKFDSIFQGQKARALHEIYERRQDWLSVKDLADTSGVSPATASETLTELERREWVDVQGAGPSKQRRLRAARPLLEAWTSYASDQKAPTVRRYYVPKASDALELALRLDQACRDAKAAYAVTGEVAAQIYAPYLSSISQLRCRIEPGQKLIEALLGLDARPVAEGWNLGIIEAKSRRDVAVGQRIDGVCYAPPLQVYLDLLQASGRSREMAMHLRSECLDK; the protein is encoded by the coding sequence ATGCAAATTTTCTGCGCAGCAAATATCAGCTTTTTTCCGAATATTCACCTTTTTGCTGATTTTTGCTGGACACGAAATATGGCCGAATTTGAAAATTCCCAGCGCGAATTGCTCGATGCGCTTTTGGAAGCGCTATTGGCGCTGCCTCAGTCGCACGCGCAAATCGAGCGATATGAGGTCGAAATCGGGCCTCGCGGCCGCGCCGACGCGCTGATCGGCGCATTTATCAACCGCCAGCCGTTGGTCTTGCTCGTTGAAATCAAGGCGCAGCTTTTTCCGCGCGATGTGCGCGAAGCAATCTGGCAGCTTCGGAATAATCAGGCCCATCTCAGCAATTCCGGTGACGACCGGGAAATCATTCCTTTTTTTGTCGCCCGTGCGATCTCGCCGGGCGCTCGAGAGATTTTTCGGGAAGAGCGCGTCGGATATTTCGACCTTGGAGGCTCACTTTATATTCCGGGCAAAAAGGCCTTTATATTCCTCGATAAACCGGCTCCGAAAAAAGGGGCGAAGAAATTCGATTCCATTTTTCAGGGGCAAAAAGCGCGCGCGCTCCATGAAATTTATGAGCGGCGTCAGGACTGGTTGAGTGTGAAGGACCTCGCCGATACGAGCGGTGTTTCGCCCGCTACTGCTTCCGAAACTCTCACGGAACTAGAACGGCGCGAATGGGTCGATGTGCAGGGCGCGGGTCCGTCCAAACAGCGTCGACTGCGCGCCGCACGCCCCCTTCTAGAAGCCTGGACGAGCTACGCCAGCGATCAGAAGGCACCGACGGTGCGGCGCTACTATGTTCCGAAAGCGAGTGACGCACTGGAGCTGGCGCTGCGCCTTGATCAGGCATGCAGGGACGCGAAGGCTGCCTATGCGGTCACCGGTGAAGTGGCCGCTCAAATCTATGCGCCCTATCTCTCGTCGATCTCGCAGCTTCGTTGCCGGATCGAGCCCGGGCAGAAGCTGATCGAGGCGCTGCTTGGTCTCGACGCGCGACCCGTCGCCGAAGGCTGGAACCTCGGCATCATCGAAGCGAAGAGCCGGCGCGATGTCGCGGTGGGCCAACGGATCGATGGCGTCTGCTACGCTCCGCCGCTGCAGGTCTATCTCGACCTGCTACAGGCGTCTGGCCGTTCCCGTGAAATGGCGATGCATCTTCGTAGCGAGTGTCTGGATAAATAA
- the istA gene encoding IS21 family transposase, with amino-acid sequence MIRLEEIVMIHDLKRQGLSVSAIARQTGLDRKTVRKHLAGGVKAPVYKPRPPRPRELEPYEPYLRDRIALYPGLSGKRLFREIAAMGFKGGYTTVTDFLRQMRPRRVVPFERRFETPAGRQAQVDFAQFKVAFSDEPGVTRIFWLFSMVLGHSRWLWGRFCPTQDLQTVMRCHIDAFDAMGGAPSEVLYDRMKTAVIDEDAEGIVIYNRSLVALLDHYGALPRACRPYRAKTKGKIERPYRYIRQDFFLGRTFCNADDLNRQFREWLDTVANVRLHATTRRIVSEHFAEEQPVLTALPAAPYNAVLTIERRVSHEGMVSVGGNLYSVPDATRKRVVEVQNHPREIRIFEDRKLIAVHPVLDGRNQRRVDPSHRRLAPPRAATVPPPAGLEITRRSLGFYEAVGRRLAGSEVRP; translated from the coding sequence GTGATCAGACTTGAGGAAATTGTCATGATCCATGACTTGAAGCGGCAGGGGCTGTCGGTGTCGGCGATTGCGCGGCAGACGGGCCTTGATCGAAAGACGGTACGCAAACACCTGGCCGGCGGCGTGAAGGCGCCGGTGTACAAGCCCCGGCCACCCCGTCCGCGGGAGCTGGAACCCTACGAACCATATCTTCGCGATCGCATCGCGTTATATCCTGGGTTGTCTGGCAAGCGTCTCTTCCGCGAAATCGCTGCGATGGGGTTCAAGGGCGGCTACACGACCGTCACGGACTTCCTGCGCCAGATGCGGCCGCGGCGAGTGGTCCCGTTTGAGCGGCGCTTCGAAACACCCGCGGGACGGCAGGCCCAGGTGGACTTCGCCCAGTTCAAGGTGGCGTTCAGCGATGAGCCGGGCGTGACCCGGATCTTCTGGCTGTTCTCGATGGTGTTGGGTCATAGCCGCTGGCTGTGGGGTCGGTTCTGTCCGACCCAGGATCTGCAGACGGTGATGCGCTGCCACATCGACGCCTTCGATGCGATGGGCGGTGCCCCGTCCGAGGTGCTTTACGACCGCATGAAAACCGCTGTGATCGATGAGGATGCCGAGGGTATTGTGATCTACAATCGGTCGCTGGTGGCCTTGCTGGATCATTACGGCGCTTTGCCGCGTGCATGCAGGCCCTATCGGGCGAAAACCAAGGGCAAGATCGAACGGCCCTACCGCTACATCCGTCAGGACTTCTTCCTTGGACGCACCTTCTGCAACGCTGATGACCTGAACAGGCAGTTCCGCGAATGGCTGGACACGGTCGCGAATGTTCGGTTGCATGCCACGACCCGGCGGATCGTCAGCGAGCACTTTGCCGAGGAGCAACCGGTCCTGACGGCCTTGCCTGCGGCCCCATACAATGCGGTGCTCACGATCGAGCGGCGAGTCAGCCATGAAGGCATGGTATCGGTTGGCGGCAATCTCTACTCGGTGCCCGACGCTACGCGCAAACGGGTCGTGGAGGTGCAGAATCATCCCCGTGAGATCAGGATCTTCGAGGATCGCAAGCTGATCGCGGTGCATCCCGTTCTCGATGGACGCAATCAGCGCCGGGTTGATCCTTCCCACCGGCGGCTCGCTCCGCCTCGCGCGGCAACAGTGCCGCCGCCTGCAGGGCTTGAGATTACCAGGCGCTCGCTGGGCTTCTACGAGGCGGTAGGACGGCGACTGGCCGGCAGCGAGGTACGGCCATGA
- the istB gene encoding IS21-like element helper ATPase IstB has translation MTEIIDRIRTSLVGLRMPRALEVLDHTMRCLERGEMTALEAIDVLLSHEYGNRESRRFTVGLKTSRLMPMKTLEGFDFSFQPSLDRGRILALAQLDFIERGEVVHLLGPPGTGKSHLATALGAEAVRAGKRVYRASLAEVIDMLVRAERDGRLPERLRFFNRNTLLIVDEIGYLPVTPGGANLFFQLVNSRYEKGAMILTSNRGFAEWGEVFGDPVVATALLDRLLHHAIVIQIEGASYRLRAHSDLVPEHTRAISAITPPPPPKRRGRPPKERTHDHWNG, from the coding sequence ATGACGGAGATCATCGACCGCATCCGCACGAGCCTGGTTGGCCTGAGAATGCCCCGCGCGCTCGAGGTACTTGATCATACCATGCGGTGTCTGGAGCGCGGCGAAATGACCGCGCTTGAAGCCATCGATGTCTTGCTCTCGCATGAGTATGGCAATCGGGAAAGCAGGCGCTTCACTGTCGGGCTCAAGACCTCACGGCTCATGCCCATGAAAACCCTCGAAGGCTTCGACTTCTCGTTCCAGCCTTCGCTGGATCGCGGCCGCATCCTCGCACTGGCGCAGCTCGACTTTATCGAGCGCGGCGAGGTGGTCCATCTGCTGGGACCGCCGGGCACAGGCAAGAGCCATCTGGCGACAGCCTTGGGCGCAGAGGCTGTTCGCGCTGGCAAGCGTGTTTACCGCGCCAGTCTGGCTGAGGTGATCGACATGCTGGTGCGTGCCGAGCGTGACGGACGGCTTCCCGAACGGCTCCGGTTCTTCAACCGAAACACCCTCCTTATCGTCGATGAGATCGGCTACCTCCCGGTTACGCCCGGCGGTGCCAACCTCTTCTTCCAGCTGGTCAACTCCCGTTACGAAAAGGGAGCGATGATCCTCACATCCAACCGCGGCTTTGCTGAATGGGGCGAGGTGTTCGGGGATCCGGTGGTGGCAACGGCGCTCCTCGATCGCTTGCTGCACCATGCCATCGTGATCCAGATCGAGGGCGCCAGTTACCGCTTGCGCGCGCACTCCGACCTCGTGCCGGAACACACCAGGGCGATCTCAGCGATCACGCCGCCGCCGCCGCCCAAAAGGCGCGGGCGGCCACCGAAGGAGCGCACGCACGATCACTGGAACGGCTGA
- a CDS encoding IS3-like element ISSpma3 family transposase (programmed frameshift) → MKRLRFSEEQIIGVLKEAEAGAKTGELARRHGVSEATIYNWKAKYGGLEVSEAKRLRSLEDENAKLKRLLADSMLDNAALKDLLNKKMVTPAVQREAVAHLQACHGMSERRACRVTGADRKSMRYRSQRGDDAEVREKLRELAQQRRRFGYRRLHILLRREGVMINRKKTQRLYREEGLMVRRRRNRRRAIGARAPAPVLALPNQRWSLDFVHDQMASGRRFRVLNIVDDVTRECLRAVPDTSISGRRVVRELSDLIEERGRPGMIVSDNGTELTSNAVLAWCGEVGVEWHYIAPGKPMQNGYVESFNGRMRDELLNETLFLDLDHARTVIAAWAEDYNQARPHSALGYETPAAFAAELHKQWPVQLRPSGSAAQAIAYTALMRNKAAGL, encoded by the exons ATGAAGCGTTTGAGGTTTTCGGAAGAGCAGATCATCGGGGTGTTGAAGGAAGCGGAGGCGGGCGCGAAGACCGGCGAGCTGGCGCGGCGACACGGGGTGTCGGAAGCAACGATCTACAACTGGAAGGCCAAGTATGGCGGCCTTGAGGTGTCGGAGGCGAAGCGGCTACGCTCGCTCGAGGACGAGAACGCGAAGCTGAAGCGGTTGCTTGCGGACTCGATGCTGGACAATGCGGCGCTGAAGGATCTTCTCA ACAAAAAAATGGTGACGCCCGCCGTTCAGCGGGAAGCGGTCGCCCATCTCCAGGCTTGCCATGGGATGAGCGAGCGGCGGGCGTGCCGTGTCACAGGCGCCGATCGGAAGAGCATGCGCTACCGGTCGCAGCGTGGCGACGATGCCGAGGTTCGGGAGAAGCTGCGCGAGTTGGCGCAGCAGCGTCGCCGGTTCGGTTATCGGCGCCTGCATATCCTGCTGCGCCGGGAGGGCGTGATGATCAACAGGAAGAAGACCCAGCGCCTGTATCGAGAGGAGGGGCTGATGGTCCGACGAAGACGCAACCGGCGCCGGGCGATCGGTGCGCGGGCGCCCGCACCGGTGCTCGCGCTGCCGAACCAGCGGTGGAGCCTCGACTTTGTGCATGATCAGATGGCGTCAGGTCGGCGGTTCCGGGTGCTCAACATCGTGGACGATGTCACGCGGGAGTGCCTGCGCGCGGTGCCCGACACGTCGATCTCCGGGCGCCGGGTCGTGCGCGAGCTCAGCGATCTGATCGAGGAGCGCGGCAGACCGGGGATGATCGTCAGCGACAATGGGACCGAGCTGACATCGAACGCGGTGCTCGCATGGTGCGGTGAGGTCGGGGTCGAGTGGCATTATATCGCGCCGGGCAAGCCGATGCAGAACGGCTATGTCGAGAGCTTCAATGGCCGGATGCGCGATGAGCTTCTGAACGAGACGCTGTTCCTCGACCTCGATCATGCCCGCACAGTGATCGCGGCCTGGGCCGAAGATTACAACCAGGCGCGGCCACACTCGGCCCTTGGATATGAGACACCGGCGGCGTTCGCCGCCGAACTGCATAAGCAATGGCCTGTGCAGCTACGCCCTTCGGGCTCCGCTGCACAGGCCATTGCTTACACTGCGCTCATGCGCAACAAAGCTGCTGGGCTCTAA
- a CDS encoding MerR family transcriptional regulator, which yields MTIGQLARQGGVNVETIRYYQRRGLLPVPPQSASAPSEGRVRRYDEAVLRRLRFIKSAQAAGFTLTEIAELLELDASSDRARARELADARIAAIEKTIAELDVARRALMGLSRQCAAADTLHCPIIAAFEQI from the coding sequence ATGACCATCGGCCAGCTTGCCCGGCAGGGCGGCGTCAATGTCGAGACGATCCGCTATTACCAACGCCGCGGCCTGTTGCCCGTTCCGCCTCAGTCGGCCAGCGCCCCGTCGGAAGGCCGAGTCCGGCGTTACGACGAGGCGGTTCTGCGCCGTCTGCGCTTCATCAAATCGGCACAGGCAGCGGGATTTACGCTCACCGAGATCGCCGAACTGCTCGAACTCGACGCGTCGAGCGATCGCGCGCGAGCGCGCGAACTGGCCGACGCGCGCATCGCGGCGATCGAAAAGACGATCGCCGAACTCGATGTGGCGCGGCGCGCGCTCATGGGCCTGTCGCGCCAATGCGCTGCCGCCGACACGCTCCACTGCCCGATCATAGCGGCGTTCGAGCAGATCTAG
- a CDS encoding TonB-dependent receptor codes for MNKLYCYSSTKRAMQRSSMAAIAVAVAFPAQAQEAQSDGLAEIIVTAEKREENLQSVPVSVTAMTGEALTATGISNVEDLQFFVPGVSITNDSMAIINIRGIGTSAFGVATDPSTTVHYDGVYISRPTTSYQDLFDVERIEVLRGPQGVLFGRNSAGGTLNIISKMPTEDLTGALGLTVGNYEKRSLSGTISGPLGAGVRGRLTLLANQRDGIYRDVVSGRRYQNEDNLAGRLTLAIDASDRLEIVLRADASRDRETGARSVRPFYPQGFVDAGATIPANDKEAALDRLPRYDVDAWGVSSTMNWDGGPVTLRSITALRKSKVVQALDVDSTDLFLRDIEFYERSRSFTQEFQLLNNDADKLRWIVGAFYLNEKGNDEIRIIEPGRRLAIPENNTTNAFALFGQASYELIDRLRLTGGLRYSYEKKDFGYRVLLNGNQVDAGQPKSSWTAWTPKIGIDYDLADDVMAYASATRGFKSGGFQLGDGRPFLPEYVWSYEVGLKSTLLDRRLRANFSAFYYDYTNLQVVEYNNGVASTTNAGKATIKGVEAELMARPFDRLTLTSTIAYLDARYDVYFDDVGASLKGKRLPNAPKWNITLGGEYKASLGGGMLTLRTDISWRDSIFFKPSNNPLFSGNATTLINGRVAWQPASEAWEIALYGRNLTNERYVSYSTIGTDATGVSNPTLPLYIYGEPRQYGLQLRYFF; via the coding sequence ATGAACAAATTATACTGTTATTCGTCGACGAAGCGCGCAATGCAGCGAAGCTCGATGGCGGCGATTGCGGTGGCGGTCGCGTTTCCCGCGCAGGCTCAGGAAGCCCAGTCGGACGGCCTCGCCGAGATCATCGTAACGGCGGAGAAGCGCGAGGAAAATCTGCAGTCCGTTCCCGTCTCGGTGACAGCGATGACCGGCGAGGCGCTTACGGCAACGGGCATATCAAACGTCGAAGACCTCCAATTTTTTGTGCCGGGCGTGTCGATCACCAACGATTCCATGGCGATCATCAATATTCGTGGAATTGGCACCTCGGCGTTCGGCGTTGCGACCGACCCCAGCACGACAGTCCATTATGACGGCGTCTACATCTCGCGCCCGACCACAAGCTATCAGGATTTGTTCGACGTCGAACGCATCGAGGTGCTGCGCGGACCGCAAGGCGTTCTCTTCGGTCGCAACTCCGCCGGCGGCACACTCAACATCATTTCCAAAATGCCTACGGAGGATTTGACTGGCGCGCTGGGACTCACCGTCGGAAATTACGAGAAGCGCTCGCTGAGCGGCACGATTTCTGGACCGCTTGGAGCGGGCGTCCGAGGCCGCCTCACCTTGCTTGCCAACCAGCGCGACGGCATCTACCGCGACGTCGTCTCGGGACGGCGATACCAAAACGAAGATAATCTCGCTGGACGACTGACGCTTGCGATTGACGCGAGCGACCGTCTTGAGATCGTGTTGCGGGCGGATGCCAGCCGTGATCGCGAGACCGGCGCGCGGTCTGTTCGGCCCTTTTATCCGCAAGGCTTCGTCGATGCGGGGGCGACGATCCCGGCCAATGACAAAGAGGCCGCACTCGACCGCCTGCCGCGTTACGATGTCGATGCCTGGGGCGTGTCCTCGACCATGAACTGGGACGGCGGCCCGGTCACGCTCCGCTCGATTACGGCGCTGCGCAAGAGCAAGGTCGTCCAGGCGCTCGACGTTGACTCGACTGACCTCTTCCTCCGCGATATCGAATTTTACGAACGTTCCCGCAGTTTCACGCAAGAGTTCCAACTTCTCAACAACGATGCGGACAAGCTGCGCTGGATCGTCGGAGCATTCTATCTGAATGAAAAGGGCAACGACGAAATACGGATCATCGAACCGGGTCGTCGGCTCGCGATCCCGGAAAACAATACGACGAATGCATTCGCGCTCTTCGGACAAGCAAGCTACGAACTCATCGACCGCCTGCGATTGACCGGAGGGCTTCGATACTCATACGAAAAAAAGGATTTCGGATATCGTGTCCTGCTGAACGGAAATCAGGTCGATGCCGGTCAGCCCAAATCATCCTGGACCGCCTGGACTCCGAAAATTGGGATCGATTACGACCTTGCCGATGACGTCATGGCTTATGCGTCGGCAACCCGCGGGTTCAAATCGGGTGGATTCCAGCTGGGAGACGGGCGGCCTTTCCTCCCGGAGTATGTCTGGAGCTACGAAGTCGGCTTGAAGTCGACGCTCCTCGATCGCCGGCTTCGAGCTAATTTTTCGGCCTTCTATTATGATTACACCAATCTTCAGGTGGTTGAGTATAACAATGGCGTTGCCAGTACCACCAACGCCGGCAAGGCGACGATCAAGGGCGTTGAAGCGGAACTGATGGCACGGCCGTTCGATCGCCTGACGCTTACATCCACGATCGCTTATCTCGATGCGCGCTACGATGTCTATTTTGACGACGTCGGCGCAAGCCTCAAGGGCAAGCGGCTGCCGAACGCGCCGAAGTGGAACATCACTCTCGGCGGAGAATATAAGGCCTCCCTGGGCGGCGGAATGCTGACATTACGGACCGATATCTCCTGGCGCGACAGCATCTTTTTCAAGCCCAGCAACAATCCGCTTTTTTCCGGAAACGCCACGACCCTTATAAATGGGCGTGTCGCATGGCAGCCGGCGAGCGAAGCGTGGGAAATTGCGCTTTATGGCCGAAATCTCACCAACGAGCGCTATGTGAGCTATAGTACGATCGGGACGGACGCGACGGGTGTCTCGAACCCTACTCTTCCGCTCTACATCTACGGCGAGCCGCGCCAGTACGGATTGCAGCTGCGCTACTTTTTCTGA